The nucleotide sequence CGGCTTTGAGACGTCCTCATGATAAATGTTGAGCATATGGCCCCGATCCTTGAGGCCCTGCCGGACCCTGTCTTTATTCTGTCGCGCAGTGGGAAATACGTTGCGGTGTTTGGTGGCCGTGACAAGCGTTATTACCACGACGGCACGGGCCTTATCGGCCAGTACATTTCAGCGCTGATCAAGCCCGAAAAGGCGAACTGGTTTCTCGAGCAGATAGACCGAGCGCTGGCCTCGCGAAATCTGCTGGTCGAAGAGTACGAGCTGAGCAATCACGATGTGAAAGGCCTGTCCGATCACGGCCCCAAGGAGCCGATCTGGTTTGAAGGACGCATTCAGGCCCTGGATTTTATGGTGGATGGCGAAGAGGTGGTGCTCTGGGTCGCGAGCAATATTTCCGAGCGTCACAACCTTGAGGTCCAGCTGAGGGAGCTGAGCGACACCGATCAGCTCACCGGCCTGTTCAACCGGCGCAAGCTGGAGCATGACCTGACGCTTCATTACGAATCTTTCACGCGTTACGGCGTGCCGACTTCGATTTTGATATTCGACCTGGACAACCTCAAGAAAATCAACGACACCAAGGGCCATCACGCCGGCGACGAAATGATTCTGGCGGTGGCCGACACCTGCCGCTCTACATTGCGCAAAACCGATACCGCCTGCCGTTTTGGCGGTGATGAATTTGTGCTGGCCCTGCCCAACACGGAGCGTGAACAGGCCCTGCAGTTCGCCAGGCGTTTGCATGAGCAGCTACGAGAAGAGCTAAGCCGGTTTTCCGTGGAGAGCACGCTCGCCACAGCGAGCATCGGTATTGCGACCATGCATCTCGAAGACCACTCTTATGAAGACACGCTCAAGCGGGCCGATCGAGCCCTGTACAAAGCCAAGGGCATGGGCAAGAACCGAATCGTTTTTGCCTGACTACTGCCCGCGCGGCAAAGGCGCTGACCTCTGGTTTCAGATGAAACAGCGATGCCGTTGATTCGATTGCGCGCCACCCAATTCATCAACGCACCTTCATCTGCCGCAAAGCCTCCGCAGCCATGACCTGAAGCGATTCAGTCCTGCGACATTGCGTCCCTGCGTTCCGACAGCTCTCCGGAACATGCCGTGCTAAACGGGGTCAGCTGTGCGTCGCCGCCTTTTAGTGCGGAGCCAGTCGCAAGGAGCCGGGCAACCCGGATGTCTGCAGTACGCACTCTCTTCAACAAGATCAGGCATTACCTGTTCAACGCTTCGTGGATGATGGCGGAGCGTTTGCTGCACATCGGCGTGGGCTTCGTCATGGCGGTGCTGCTGGCACGCTATCTGGGGCCGGAGCAGTTCGGTGTGCTGTCCTATGCGATTGCGATGACGGCAATCTTCGCCTCTGCCGGGCACATGGGTTTGGCCGGGCTGGTGGTGCGCGAGGTGGTGCGCAAGCCGGAGATCATCCCCGAAACCTTGGGCACCACCTTTGTCCTGAAGCTCTCCGGCATGGTCGTAGGCTTCGCCCTGGTTCTCCTCTATGCGCTGCTGTTCGAGGAGATCGGCGGCACCGAGTTCTGGATGTTGCTGATCGTCGCCTCGGCGATTTTCTTCCAGACTTTCGACGTGGTGGAGTACTGGTTCCAGTCGCAGGTTCAGGCCCGCTATCCGGCCATTGCCAAGTCCAGCGCGGTGCTGCTGGCGGCGGCCATCAAGCTGCTGCTGATTTTTTCCGGCGCTGGGCTGATGGCCTTCGCCTTTGCCCACACCGTGCAATTCATGATCGCCGCGCTGCTGTTGACGCTGCTGTACAAAGGCACCACGCGACTCTCGCTTACCGACTGGACGGCCAGTTTCGCCAAGGCCAAGGAACTGCTTAGCCAGGGCTGGATCATTTACCTGGGTTCGATCTTTGCGGTGATCTACATGAAGATCGACCAGGTTATGCTCAAGTGGATGATCGGCGCCGAGGCGGTGGGGGTTTACGCTGTCGCTGCGCAGCTGTCCGAAGCCTGGTATTTCCTTCCCACCGCCATCGTTGCGTCGTTCTTTCCCCGCCTGATCAAGCTCCACGCTAGCGCACCCGAGCGCTTCAAGCTGCGCATGCAGCAGTTGTTCGACATGTTGTGCATCTTCGCCATTGCCGTCGCCCTTATGGTCACGCTGGTGGCCGAGCCGCTGATTTCACTGCTATTCGGCGCCGAATATCTGCAATCCGCTTCGATCCTGGTTATTCATGTTTGGGGCGGTGTGTTCATCTTTATGCGGGCGCTGTTCAGCCGCTGGATTCTGATCGAAGGTGCGCTGATGTTTTCCCTGATTACCCAGGGGCTCGGCGCGCTGGCCAATATCGGGCTCAACCTGCTGCTGATCCCGCGCTACGGCGGCGAAGGCGCAGCGCTGGCCACCGTCCTTTCCTACGCCATCGCCTCCTGGGTCGCGCTACTGGCGCACCCGAAGACGCGTCCGGTGTTCTACATGATGACCAAATCCTTCTTTAGTCCTTTGCGCTATGCCGTAAGCGCCGCAGGAGCCAACCGATGAGCCTCAAGTCCCTCGCCCAAATGCTCCCCGAGCCGATCAAAATGCGGCTCAAGGCAGTGCGCGACAACGGCTCACTCGCGCTGGTTCGCCTGTGCTCGAGCAATGGCCTGCTGGCCTCGCTGTACTACTGCTTCTTCAGCCGCGAGTTCTATCGCGAACACCGCGCCGTGCTGCAGGGGCGCTTGCAGTACGCCAAGCTGCTGCGGCGTCAGGGCGAGAACAGCGCCCTGCTGCGGCGCAACGTGCATCGTCTGGAGAAGGGCCTGATCATGCGCCCGCGGCGCGATACCTTCGCTGAGGATTACATCGGCGAAACCGTGCACTGTTATGCCGGAGCCGCGCAAAGAAATATTTGCGATGGTCAGCGACGCTGGGCCGGCGATGTGCTCGGTGCCTACTTTTCCGCTGTCGGGAGCACCCCGCGCATCGATGCGGCGCATGAGATCTTTTCTAGTGCGTCAGGTGCCGAGGAACCCGGCCGCTGCGTACCCTACCCGCACAGCCAGCTACCACCCTGCCCGGTCGACTACGACCAGTTGCTGGTGCTGTTCAAGCGCCGCCGCTCAGTACGCTGGTACCAGGAGCGGCCGGTCGAGCGCGAGCTGATCGAGCAGGCCGTACGCGCCGCGACCCTGGCGCCGTCAGCCTGCAACCGCCAGCCGTTTCGCTTTCACGTCAGCAGCGATCCGCGCCGTGCCGCCGAAATCGCACAGTGCGCCGGAGGCACTGGGGGCTTTCATCACAACCTGCCCTGCGTGATTGCCGTGGTCGGCGACCTGGGCGCCTATCCCGAAGCCCGTGACCGTCATGTCATCTATATCGACGGCGCGCTGGCAGCGATGCAGCTGATGTTGGCCTTCGAAACCCTGGGCCTTTCCACCTGCCCGATCAACTGGCCCGACATCGAGGAAAAGGAACGCCTCCTGGCAGACAAGCTCGGCCTGGCCTACCACGAGCGCACCGTGATGCTGCTCGCCGTGGGCTACGCCGACCCCACCGGAGGAATTCCCTACTCGGACAAGAAGACCGAGCAGGACCTGATCGTCTTCAACTGAGGTACCGCATGATTATCGAGATCCGAAAGGCCGGCTTCGTCAACAAGGGCGCCGAACTGATGCTGCATGCAGCCCAGCAGCAACTCAAAGCCCGCTACCCCGATGCCACTTTCGTCATGGCTCCGACTACCGAGAAATCCGACCACCCGTTTCGCAAGCTGGTGCAGCTTGGCTTCTACCCGAAGGCCTCGCTGTGGCGTTACGGCATTCAGTGGGGCAACCTGGCCAAGCTTGCCCCGCGCCAACTGCGGGAAATGTACGGCGTGGTGCTGGATACCGAGGTAGATGTGGTGATCGACGCCGCCGGCTTCGCCTATAGCGACCAGTGGGGCGACGATCCGAGCATCGAACTGGCGCAGTCCGCCAAGCGCTGGGCGAAGAACGGCACCCGCGTGATCCTCCTGCCCCAGGCCTTCGGCCCATTCACCACAGAGAAAATCCGTGCGGCGATGCAGAGCGTGGTCGAGCATGTCGACCTGATCTGCCCGCGCGAGCGCATCTCCCGCGAACACCTGGTTCAGCTCGTCGGCGAGCGCGACAACATTCGCCAATACCCGGACTTCACCAACCTCATCAGCGGCGTGCTACCAGCCGGTTTTGACAGCGTGCAGAACCGCTTCTGCATCGTTCCCAACTGCCGCATGCTGGACAAGACCGACCAGGCCACCCGCGATGCCTACCTGCCGTTTCTAATCGAATGCACCCGCTACCTGCAGGAAAAGGGCGCTCGACCCTTCGTGCTGGTTCACGAAGGCCAGAACGACCTGCGCCTGGCCGAGCAGCTGTCGGCGGCGGTGGGCGGCATCAATATCGTTCGCGAAAGCGGCGCGCTGGAGATCAAGGGCATCCTCGGTGCCTGCAGCGGCACCCTCGGCAGCCGCTTCCACGGCCTGGTCAGCGCGCTGTCACAGGGCGTCCCGGCACTGGCCACCGGCTGGAGCCACAAGTACCAGATGTTGTTCGAGGACTATGGCTTCCCCGATGGGCTTCTTCAGGTCACTGGCGACAAAGCCGAGATCCGACGCAAGCTGGATCTGGTGACCGATCAGCAAGAGCAGGTGCGAACGTTGATCCAGACGCGTGCCGGCCAACTTAAGCAGCAGTCGCAGCAGATGTGGCAGGAGGTCTTCGCGCTGATCGACCCCATCGCCCGCAATCGCCAGCCGCCCAAGAGTGGTGCGGCCTGAGGGCCTCTCGCCAGGGCACCCGTAGGGCCGAATTCATTCGGCCGGCGGGCCTGGCACAGGTCGCCCTACGGAATGTGGCACATCAACCGGCTTCAGCGCAGGTCCCGCCAAAAAGCGGAAACCGGCAAACTGCAGGCACGGCAGCTCAGGGCCGGCTTGTGCTTCGCAGCGGCTCGGCCTGCTCCTGGGCTTCAACATCGGGAACGACACCGATACGCCGCAGATACCACTGATAGGCCAGGTGAGAACAACCCCACCCCAGCAGCACGCCGAGGGTATTGGCCAGCATGTCGCCCATGGAGGCCCAGCGGTTGGGTATCAGACCCTGCGCCAGTTCGATCAGCACGGCAGCGGCGAGGCTCAGGGAAATCGCCCAGAACACCCGCCACTGTGGGAAAGCCAGACGTACGGTAAACATCAGTGCAGCGAAACCGAGCAGATGATGCAGCTTGTCCTGCTGGTCGAAGACCTGCGGGACCGGCTCGGGGCGCAAACCGGTAAAGAGGATAACCGCCAGTACTGCAATAAAGGGCAGTGCGCGCAGGTAATTCATGGGTAATCGAAAACTCTCGCTGTGCCGATGAGCGGGAAGGCATCCCAGACGGGGCGGCAGAATAACAGACCGTCGATAAGTATTTGCGAAGACAAAAAGCGTTATATCGCCGGTCTCAAAAAAAACATTTGTAAGCTGCAAACTCAGCTTTCTGCAGGCATTTTTGCCTCTATTTGCGACCTCGCCTAGGGGGCAGAAGGTCTAATCACCCACCGCTCCGACGATTGCGGGCCTGCACGCTATGAGGGTGAAAAATCCTGATAGTTCGCCTCCCGCTCCAGCAAATCGCCTAGCGGCTCTTATCCGGGCCTATGCCGAGGGTGCCGCAGGTGCTGATTCGTCTCGACGCGCGCTTGATCAACCAGCACAACCACCAGATGCTTGCTAGCCGACGCTTCGAGAGCCGCCAACCCAGCGCCGACCCCAGCGTCGAAAAAATAGTCGAGGCATTCGGTCAGGCCAGCGAGCGCCTGAGCCGCAAGGTGCTCGACTGGTCCATCGGCCAGTCGCGCGCCCTCCCGAACCTTGAGGCGGATCACCGGATCACCGGCGCAGTAAAACCGCGCCACCCGCCGCACAAGGCTCATGAATTGAGCCGAAATTGATCCAGATAAACACGCGGTTCACGGGCCTGTAGCACAATTGCCTGACTCACCAGGGCAGCGGAGTGACCCATGAACAGGGCGCGCATTTTCAGAACCCTCACCATCGTCGGCATCGTTGCGGCAGTCGCCGCGCTGGCCTGGAATGAGCTGCGCCCCAGTGGCCTGGGCGAAGGCTTCGCCAGCGGCAACGGGCGCATCGAGGCCACCGAGATCGATCTGGCGACCAAGCTGGGCGGGCGGGTCCTGGAGATCAGCGTTGATGAGGGCGACTTCGTCCAGCCCGGGCAGGTCTTGGCAAGGATGGATACCGAGGTGCTGCAGGCACAGCTCACCCAGGCCCAGGCGCAGGTGCGCCAGGCCGAGAACGCCATCCTCACAGCCGAAGCG is from Pseudomonas saudiphocaensis and encodes:
- a CDS encoding nitroreductase family protein; this encodes MSLKSLAQMLPEPIKMRLKAVRDNGSLALVRLCSSNGLLASLYYCFFSREFYREHRAVLQGRLQYAKLLRRQGENSALLRRNVHRLEKGLIMRPRRDTFAEDYIGETVHCYAGAAQRNICDGQRRWAGDVLGAYFSAVGSTPRIDAAHEIFSSASGAEEPGRCVPYPHSQLPPCPVDYDQLLVLFKRRRSVRWYQERPVERELIEQAVRAATLAPSACNRQPFRFHVSSDPRRAAEIAQCAGGTGGFHHNLPCVIAVVGDLGAYPEARDRHVIYIDGALAAMQLMLAFETLGLSTCPINWPDIEEKERLLADKLGLAYHERTVMLLAVGYADPTGGIPYSDKKTEQDLIVFN
- a CDS encoding VanZ family protein, translating into MNYLRALPFIAVLAVILFTGLRPEPVPQVFDQQDKLHHLLGFAALMFTVRLAFPQWRVFWAISLSLAAAVLIELAQGLIPNRWASMGDMLANTLGVLLGWGCSHLAYQWYLRRIGVVPDVEAQEQAEPLRSTSRP
- a CDS encoding ABC-type transport auxiliary lipoprotein family protein, giving the protein MLIRLDARLINQHNHQMLASRRFESRQPSADPSVEKIVEAFGQASERLSRKVLDWSIGQSRALPNLEADHRITGAVKPRHPPHKAHELSRN
- a CDS encoding flippase — its product is MSAVRTLFNKIRHYLFNASWMMAERLLHIGVGFVMAVLLARYLGPEQFGVLSYAIAMTAIFASAGHMGLAGLVVREVVRKPEIIPETLGTTFVLKLSGMVVGFALVLLYALLFEEIGGTEFWMLLIVASAIFFQTFDVVEYWFQSQVQARYPAIAKSSAVLLAAAIKLLLIFSGAGLMAFAFAHTVQFMIAALLLTLLYKGTTRLSLTDWTASFAKAKELLSQGWIIYLGSIFAVIYMKIDQVMLKWMIGAEAVGVYAVAAQLSEAWYFLPTAIVASFFPRLIKLHASAPERFKLRMQQLFDMLCIFAIAVALMVTLVAEPLISLLFGAEYLQSASILVIHVWGGVFIFMRALFSRWILIEGALMFSLITQGLGALANIGLNLLLIPRYGGEGAALATVLSYAIASWVALLAHPKTRPVFYMMTKSFFSPLRYAVSAAGANR
- a CDS encoding polysaccharide pyruvyl transferase family protein — protein: MIIEIRKAGFVNKGAELMLHAAQQQLKARYPDATFVMAPTTEKSDHPFRKLVQLGFYPKASLWRYGIQWGNLAKLAPRQLREMYGVVLDTEVDVVIDAAGFAYSDQWGDDPSIELAQSAKRWAKNGTRVILLPQAFGPFTTEKIRAAMQSVVEHVDLICPRERISREHLVQLVGERDNIRQYPDFTNLISGVLPAGFDSVQNRFCIVPNCRMLDKTDQATRDAYLPFLIECTRYLQEKGARPFVLVHEGQNDLRLAEQLSAAVGGINIVRESGALEIKGILGACSGTLGSRFHGLVSALSQGVPALATGWSHKYQMLFEDYGFPDGLLQVTGDKAEIRRKLDLVTDQQEQVRTLIQTRAGQLKQQSQQMWQEVFALIDPIARNRQPPKSGAA
- a CDS encoding GGDEF domain-containing protein; the protein is MAPILEALPDPVFILSRSGKYVAVFGGRDKRYYHDGTGLIGQYISALIKPEKANWFLEQIDRALASRNLLVEEYELSNHDVKGLSDHGPKEPIWFEGRIQALDFMVDGEEVVLWVASNISERHNLEVQLRELSDTDQLTGLFNRRKLEHDLTLHYESFTRYGVPTSILIFDLDNLKKINDTKGHHAGDEMILAVADTCRSTLRKTDTACRFGGDEFVLALPNTEREQALQFARRLHEQLREELSRFSVESTLATASIGIATMHLEDHSYEDTLKRADRALYKAKGMGKNRIVFA